From a single Equus quagga isolate Etosha38 unplaced genomic scaffold, UCLA_HA_Equagga_1.0 HiC_scaffold_70_RagTag, whole genome shotgun sequence genomic region:
- the LOC124232521 gene encoding forkhead box protein O1-like, with protein sequence MAEAPQVVEIDPDFEPLPRPRSCTWPLPRPEFSQSNSATSSPAPSGGAATNPDAAAGLPSASAAAVNADFMSNLTLLEESGDFQQAPGSVAAAAAVAAAAAAAAATGGAVRGVPGPGGGLPAPGAAAAPAARAAVAAPARAPRRRRAARGAGAQEQLVPPQRVGQPVVCGPHHQGHREFGGEAAHAVADLRVDGQERALLQG encoded by the coding sequence ATGGCCGAAGCGCCCCAGGTGGTGGAGATCGACCCGGACTTCGAGCCGCTGCCCCGGCCGCGCTCGTGCACCTGGCCGCTGCCCAGGCCGGAGTTTAGCCAGTCCAACTCGGCCACCTCCAGCCCGGCGCCGTCGGGCGGCGCGGCCACGAACCCCGACGCCGCCGCGGGCCTGCCGTCGGCCTCGGCCGCTGCTGTCAACGCCGACTTCATGAGCAACCTGACCCTGCTGGAGGAGAGCGGGGACTTCCAGCAGGCGCCCGGCTCcgtggcggcggcggcagcggtggcggcggcggcggccgcagCTGCCGCCACCGGGGGGGCTGTGCGGGGAGTTCCAGGGCCCGGAGGCGGGCTGCCTGCACCCGGCGCCGCCGCAGCCCCCGCCGCCCGGGCCGCTGTCGCAGCACCCGCCCGTgccccccgccgccgccgggcCGCTCGCGGGGCAGGCGCGCAAGAGCAGCTCGTCCCGCCGCAACGCGTGGGGCAACCTGTCGTATGCGGACCTCATCACCAAGGCCATCGAGAGTTCGGCGGAGAAGCGGCTCACGCTGTCGCAGATTTACGAGTGGATGGTCAAGAGCGTGCCCTACTTCAAGGATAA